A part of Rhipicephalus microplus isolate Deutch F79 chromosome 8, USDA_Rmic, whole genome shotgun sequence genomic DNA contains:
- the LOC142769080 gene encoding uncharacterized protein LOC142769080 isoform X1: MGKPRKKRTAEEEAAYREARRAADRERCRLRRLDPVYMASERIKKRQRRLDPEKRQRRLDPEYAKRRREAEAARRRKQRELAGLKARPAAGVPHPRLHRNQYTSCEKTVSKSTEANIVPKIHHVSTQVEPKVSTTPAHQRMCHSQSKSANLSRSSFQREVTKQHPLYCRGPRIATPGPVKVVEGASAYAKEAADKTTWCAGIYQTNMYSPTVSCWMQSQDLEDSDNIS; encoded by the exons ATGGGTAAACCGAGGAAGAAGCGCACGGCCGAAGAAGAAGCCGCCTACCGCGAGGCTCGGCGTGCAGCGGACCGTGAGCGTTGTCGTCTACGACGATTAGATCCCGTTTACATGGCCAGTGAAAGAATCAAGAAGCGACAACGAAGATTGGACCCGGAGAAGCGACAACGAAGATTGGACCCGGAGTATGCAAAGCGAAGGCGCGAGGCAGAAGCGGCACGGAGGCGAAAACAGCGAGAATTGGCCGGTCTAAAGGCCCGCCCTGCTGCCGGCGTTCCACATCCAAGGTTGCAC CGCAACCAGTACACATCGTGTGAGAAAACCGTGTCCAAATCAACAGAGGCTAATATAGTCCCCAAGATACACCATGTATCGACGCAAGTTGAACCCAAGGTTTCTACAACGCCTGCCCACCAGCGAATGTGCCACAGCCAATCAAAG AGTGCCAACCTCAGCAGAAGCAGTTTCCAGAGAGAG GTTACAAAGCAGCATCCTCTGTATTGTAGAGGACCAAGAATAGCGACTCCAGGACCTGTGAAAGTCGTGGAAGGTGCCAGTGCATATGCTAAAGAGGCTGCTGACAAAACCACATGGTGTGCAGGCATCTATCAGACCAACATGTACTCTCCAACGGTCTCCTGTTGGATGCAATCCCAAGATCTCGAAGACAGCGACAATATTTCTTGA
- the LOC142769080 gene encoding uncharacterized protein LOC142769080 isoform X2, producing the protein MGKPRKKRTAEEEAAYREARRAADRERCRLRRLDPVYMASERIKKRQRRLDPEKRQRRLDPEYAKRRREAEAARRRKQRELAGLKARPAAGVPHPRLHRNQYTSCEKTVSKSTEANIVPKIHHVSTQVEPKVSTTPAHQRMCHSQSKVTKQHPLYCRGPRIATPGPVKVVEGASAYAKEAADKTTWCAGIYQTNMYSPTVSCWMQSQDLEDSDNIS; encoded by the exons ATGGGTAAACCGAGGAAGAAGCGCACGGCCGAAGAAGAAGCCGCCTACCGCGAGGCTCGGCGTGCAGCGGACCGTGAGCGTTGTCGTCTACGACGATTAGATCCCGTTTACATGGCCAGTGAAAGAATCAAGAAGCGACAACGAAGATTGGACCCGGAGAAGCGACAACGAAGATTGGACCCGGAGTATGCAAAGCGAAGGCGCGAGGCAGAAGCGGCACGGAGGCGAAAACAGCGAGAATTGGCCGGTCTAAAGGCCCGCCCTGCTGCCGGCGTTCCACATCCAAGGTTGCAC CGCAACCAGTACACATCGTGTGAGAAAACCGTGTCCAAATCAACAGAGGCTAATATAGTCCCCAAGATACACCATGTATCGACGCAAGTTGAACCCAAGGTTTCTACAACGCCTGCCCACCAGCGAATGTGCCACAGCCAATCAAAG GTTACAAAGCAGCATCCTCTGTATTGTAGAGGACCAAGAATAGCGACTCCAGGACCTGTGAAAGTCGTGGAAGGTGCCAGTGCATATGCTAAAGAGGCTGCTGACAAAACCACATGGTGTGCAGGCATCTATCAGACCAACATGTACTCTCCAACGGTCTCCTGTTGGATGCAATCCCAAGATCTCGAAGACAGCGACAATATTTCTTGA